A stretch of the Filimonas lacunae genome encodes the following:
- a CDS encoding DoxX family membrane protein, translating to MNTITYVLLRLAIGASMLGHGLVRLPKLNGFSAWMVGSFQKSMLPSAVVVPFSYVLPIAEFIIGLLLVTGLLTRPALIAGSIVMICLIFGTCMIENWEALPSQLIHVAFFATLLSFIQYNGVAIDKIIHK from the coding sequence ATGAATACAATTACTTATGTACTGTTACGCCTGGCCATTGGTGCCAGCATGTTAGGGCACGGGTTGGTACGCCTGCCTAAATTAAACGGATTCAGCGCCTGGATGGTAGGCTCGTTTCAAAAATCAATGCTGCCTTCCGCCGTGGTAGTGCCTTTTAGTTATGTGCTGCCCATTGCCGAATTTATAATAGGCCTGTTGCTGGTAACGGGGTTGTTAACCCGCCCTGCTTTAATAGCGGGCAGCATAGTAATGATTTGCTTAATATTCGGCACCTGTATGATTGAAAACTGGGAGGCCTTGCCTTCACAACTCATACATGTAGCCTTTTTTGCCACGCTGCTTTCGTTTATACAATACAACGGCGTAGCTATTGATAAAATAATCCATAAATAA
- a CDS encoding DUF6717 family protein, with protein sequence MKQEFRFYKTPENRWYIDLPEWTESISALEMVEGADTMLDKASNNTNECFLELGLEPFENADVVVLAESLQDSVGGGYYFMETYKGEKIDHTMWLCEVTEFVFGHLPEKIYIGYK encoded by the coding sequence ATGAAACAAGAATTTCGTTTTTATAAAACCCCGGAAAATCGCTGGTATATCGATTTGCCGGAATGGACAGAGAGCATTTCTGCATTGGAAATGGTAGAAGGTGCAGATACTATGCTGGATAAAGCCAGCAATAACACGAATGAATGCTTTCTGGAGTTAGGTCTGGAGCCATTCGAAAACGCTGATGTGGTTGTGCTTGCTGAAAGTTTACAGGATTCCGTTGGTGGGGGCTATTATTTTATGGAAACCTATAAAGGCGAAAAAATTGACCACACTATGTGGTTGTGTGAAGTAACCGAATTTGTTTTCGGTCATTTGCCGGAGAAAATTTATATCGGCTATAAATAG
- a CDS encoding cyclase family protein gives MQKRVVFDFEVEFTNGGGIQGQDFRLDMEGEEIADKALADYIVQDMRLLMVGKVSILNKYYITEKHKRTPIDAYTGENLIDLSHTVFNGLITYKGLPAPVICDYLSREKSKSLYAEGTEFQIGKIEMVSNTGTYIDCPFHRFEHGKDLSEIELEAFANLEAITIQAKGVTEVGIEYFTAKEIRNKAVLVHTGWAQHWNTEKYFENHPYVTAEAAEWLRDCGVKLVGIDSHNIDNTAGKSRPVHTTLLGAEILIAEHLCNLDKLPETGYLFNAVPPKVKGMGTFPVRAYAKLCR, from the coding sequence ATGCAAAAAAGAGTAGTATTTGATTTTGAAGTTGAATTTACCAATGGTGGTGGCATTCAGGGCCAGGATTTCAGGCTGGATATGGAAGGCGAAGAAATTGCCGATAAAGCTCTTGCCGATTATATTGTGCAAGACATGCGCTTGCTGATGGTGGGCAAGGTTTCCATTCTCAATAAATACTATATCACTGAAAAACATAAGCGTACGCCAATAGATGCTTATACTGGCGAAAACCTGATTGATCTGAGTCATACCGTTTTCAATGGACTTATCACCTACAAAGGCTTACCCGCGCCTGTTATTTGTGATTACCTGAGCCGGGAAAAATCGAAAAGCCTTTATGCAGAAGGAACCGAGTTTCAGATAGGGAAAATAGAAATGGTGTCCAATACCGGTACTTATATCGATTGTCCCTTTCACCGGTTTGAACATGGTAAAGACCTGTCTGAAATAGAGCTGGAAGCATTTGCCAACCTCGAAGCCATTACCATCCAGGCAAAAGGGGTAACAGAAGTGGGCATTGAATATTTTACTGCAAAAGAAATTCGCAACAAGGCCGTGTTGGTACACACCGGCTGGGCCCAACACTGGAATACCGAAAAGTATTTTGAAAACCATCCTTATGTAACTGCCGAAGCCGCTGAATGGCTAAGAGATTGTGGAGTAAAATTAGTAGGTATTGACAGTCATAATATTGACAACACCGCTGGCAAAAGCCGCCCGGTACACACCACTTTGCTAGGTGCCGAAATATTGATAGCAGAGCATTTATGCAACCTGGATAAACTACCCGAAACTGGTTATCTTTTTAACGCTGTACCGCCTAAAGTAAAAGGAATGGGTACTTTCCCGGTGCGGGCTTATGCAAAGCTGTGCAGGTAA
- a CDS encoding efflux transporter outer membrane subunit: protein MTNRYKQYSLAVLLAVAGFSCKVTQRYQRPNDLPVTATYRGSNSTDSATIANMPWKQLFIDPALQSLIQQGLDNNLDLKVAVARIKAADANLRQSKAAFLPSLAVDADYTRSKSSSAQLKAFGSGLGTTTIPTVNTYALTGTTSWEADVWGKLKSNKKAYVAALLQSEAYKRAVQTQLIADIATNYYALLAYDKQLEITQQTIDIRKKDIITVKELKTAATLTGADVVTSEANLYSAEVSVPDIVQNIRVTENAISLLLGAAPDSIVRSKMDDQTALAQLQTGVPVQLISNRPDVQQAEYGLINKFELTNSARTYFYPSLTITATGGWATANTLKGFFDGTFYGNLVGGLTQPIFNQGLNKQRLKVAEANQEEAVYTFKTTVLTAYQEVANALSSYQTAASKTEARTLQLQSLNKAVDYSKELLKFTSTTNYTDVLTAETNLLAAQISGISDKLQQLQAVVTLYRALGGGWK from the coding sequence ATGACTAACAGATATAAACAATATTCGCTGGCAGTGTTATTGGCCGTGGCAGGGTTTTCCTGTAAGGTAACTCAGCGTTACCAGCGGCCTAACGATCTGCCTGTAACTGCCACCTACAGGGGCAGCAACAGTACTGATTCGGCCACTATAGCCAACATGCCGTGGAAGCAGCTGTTTATCGATCCGGCATTGCAAAGCCTGATACAGCAGGGGCTGGACAATAACCTCGATTTAAAAGTAGCCGTAGCCCGCATAAAGGCAGCCGATGCCAACCTGCGCCAAAGCAAAGCCGCTTTTTTACCCAGCCTTGCGGTGGATGCAGATTACACCCGTTCCAAATCGTCATCGGCTCAGTTAAAAGCATTTGGTAGCGGCTTAGGCACAACCACTATTCCAACGGTGAATACCTACGCATTAACCGGCACCACCAGCTGGGAAGCCGATGTATGGGGCAAGCTTAAAAGCAATAAAAAAGCCTATGTAGCCGCGTTGCTACAAAGCGAAGCGTATAAAAGGGCTGTGCAAACCCAGCTGATAGCCGACATTGCTACCAACTATTATGCATTGCTGGCTTACGACAAGCAGCTGGAAATAACGCAACAAACTATCGACATCCGTAAAAAGGATATCATCACTGTAAAAGAGCTGAAAACAGCTGCTACACTTACCGGTGCTGATGTGGTAACCAGCGAAGCCAACCTGTATTCAGCCGAAGTATCTGTGCCCGATATCGTTCAGAATATTCGTGTAACAGAAAACGCTATCAGCTTGCTGTTAGGCGCAGCGCCCGACAGCATCGTACGCAGCAAAATGGACGATCAAACTGCATTGGCGCAACTGCAAACCGGCGTTCCCGTGCAGTTGATCAGCAACCGCCCCGATGTGCAGCAGGCGGAGTATGGCCTTATTAATAAGTTTGAATTAACCAACAGTGCCCGCACGTATTTCTATCCATCTTTAACCATTACGGCTACAGGTGGATGGGCTACGGCTAATACCTTAAAAGGCTTTTTTGATGGCACCTTTTACGGTAACCTGGTAGGTGGCTTAACACAGCCCATCTTTAACCAGGGCCTGAACAAACAACGTTTAAAAGTGGCCGAAGCCAACCAGGAAGAAGCAGTATATACGTTTAAAACAACCGTACTTACTGCTTACCAGGAGGTAGCAAATGCCTTATCCAGCTACCAGACGGCTGCCAGCAAAACAGAAGCCCGTACACTACAACTACAATCGTTAAACAAAGCAGTGGATTATTCCAAAGAGTTATTAAAGTTTACATCTACCACCAACTATACCGATGTACTTACGGCCGAAACCAATTTGTTAGCTGCCCAAATCAGCGGCATCAGCGACAAATTGCAACAGCTGCAGGCGGTAGTAACGCTTTACCGCGCCTTAGGTGGCGGTTGGAAATAG
- a CDS encoding efflux RND transporter permease subunit: MLKKFIERPVLSTVISVLIVILGILGLVSLPISQYPDIAPPTVSVSATYTGANADVVLNSVIVPLEEQINGVENMTYMTSTATNEGTATITVNFKVGTDPDLAAVNVQNRVSRATSLLPAEVTQSGVTVTKKQSSNLLIFALYSDDNTYDQTFLQNYAAINLVPQIKRVTGVGDASVFGSRDYSMRIWMKPDVMAVYGLEPADVTTALSEQNIEAAPGKVGENSNQSFQYVMKYTGRLKTVADFENIVIKSLGKGQQLLLKDVARIELGAQNYSQYNLANGKPASGVAVSQTAGSNAQEVIEGTKAVLEEAAKAFPKGIHYVNLVDVNNFLDASIEKVLHTLLEAFILVFIVVFIFLQDFRSTLIPAIAVPVAIVGTFFFLNLFGFTINLLTLFALVLAIGIVVDDAIVVVEAVHAKLDEGYTSARQASIDAMGEISGAIISITLVMSAVFVPVTFITGSAGVFYKQFGITLAISILLSAINALTLSPALSALFLKPHAAAHKKSYLQRFYTAFNTSFEALTNKYKKAVQFLAIRKWIALAVIALFGTGLYWLMKTTPSSFVPNEDTGTIFASISLPPAASLERSDSMSKKVAEIAKTIPAVRNTMQIVGQNFIAGSGSAYSMVIMELKPWKERTKKEESVNEIIKQLFGKTAGIKDASIIFFAPPTISGFGMSGGFEFQLQDKGGHTTDEFYKVGTNFLTALGKRPEIQYATTSFNPNFPQLQLNVNVAKCKEAGITPSSVLSTMQGYYGGSYVSNFNQFGKQYRVIIQADYNYRANEASLNNVKVKTASGTMAPITEFISLKRVYGPESISRFNLFTSISVQGAPNSGYSSGDAIKAIQEVAAETLPAGYGYEFSGITREELTTGSQSAYVFLLCLIFVYFLLSAQYESYLLPLAVLLSLPVGLCGTFLFDKIFGIDNNIYTQVSLIMLIGLLAKNAILIVEFALQRRRKGLPILQAAIEGAEARLRPILMTSLAFIFGLLPLMFATGAGAVGNKSIGTGAVGGMLVGTLFGLLVIPALFVLFQRLQEKIGSKKYDIHD, encoded by the coding sequence ATGTTAAAAAAGTTTATTGAGAGGCCGGTGCTTTCCACCGTTATCTCTGTGTTGATAGTGATATTGGGTATACTGGGTTTGGTTTCCCTGCCCATATCTCAATATCCGGATATTGCACCACCTACCGTTAGCGTGTCGGCCACCTATACCGGTGCCAACGCTGATGTGGTACTGAACTCGGTAATTGTGCCGTTAGAAGAGCAGATCAATGGGGTAGAGAACATGACCTACATGACCTCTACTGCCACCAATGAAGGCACCGCTACTATTACTGTTAACTTTAAAGTGGGCACCGACCCCGATCTGGCAGCTGTAAACGTGCAAAACCGCGTATCACGCGCTACCAGCTTATTACCTGCAGAGGTTACACAGTCAGGCGTTACCGTAACCAAAAAGCAAAGCAGTAACCTGCTCATCTTTGCTTTATACAGCGATGACAACACCTACGATCAAACCTTTTTGCAAAACTATGCCGCCATTAACCTGGTGCCACAGATAAAAAGGGTTACAGGTGTAGGTGATGCCAGCGTGTTTGGCTCGCGTGATTACTCTATGCGTATATGGATGAAGCCCGATGTAATGGCCGTATATGGGCTGGAGCCTGCTGATGTTACTACCGCATTAAGCGAGCAGAACATTGAAGCTGCACCCGGTAAAGTAGGGGAGAACAGCAACCAGAGCTTTCAATATGTAATGAAGTATACAGGCCGTTTAAAAACAGTGGCCGATTTTGAAAACATTGTTATTAAATCTTTAGGCAAGGGCCAGCAACTGTTGTTGAAAGATGTGGCCCGTATTGAGCTGGGTGCACAAAACTATTCGCAATACAACCTGGCTAACGGCAAACCGGCATCGGGTGTGGCTGTATCACAAACAGCCGGCTCTAATGCGCAGGAAGTGATAGAAGGTACCAAAGCCGTGCTGGAAGAAGCAGCCAAAGCTTTTCCTAAAGGCATTCATTATGTAAACCTGGTAGATGTAAACAACTTCCTCGATGCTTCTATCGAAAAAGTATTGCATACCCTGCTCGAAGCCTTTATTCTGGTATTTATTGTGGTGTTCATCTTCCTGCAGGATTTCCGTTCAACGCTTATCCCCGCTATTGCAGTGCCGGTGGCTATTGTGGGCACCTTCTTCTTCTTAAACCTGTTTGGCTTTACCATTAACCTGTTAACCCTGTTTGCATTGGTACTGGCTATTGGTATAGTGGTGGATGATGCCATTGTGGTGGTAGAAGCCGTACACGCCAAGCTGGATGAAGGCTATACCTCAGCAAGGCAGGCCAGCATTGATGCTATGGGCGAAATAAGCGGGGCTATCATTTCAATTACCCTGGTAATGTCGGCTGTGTTTGTACCGGTTACTTTTATTACAGGCTCGGCAGGTGTGTTTTATAAACAGTTTGGTATAACCCTGGCTATATCCATCCTGCTGTCGGCCATTAACGCCCTAACGTTGAGCCCGGCGTTAAGCGCCCTGTTCTTAAAGCCACACGCAGCAGCACATAAGAAAAGCTATTTACAACGTTTTTACACCGCTTTCAATACCTCGTTTGAAGCGTTAACCAATAAGTATAAAAAAGCCGTTCAGTTTTTGGCTATACGCAAATGGATAGCACTGGCAGTGATAGCCTTATTTGGCACCGGCCTGTACTGGCTGATGAAAACAACGCCATCATCCTTTGTGCCCAATGAAGATACCGGCACCATCTTCGCCAGCATTAGTCTGCCGCCTGCTGCTTCTTTAGAACGCAGCGATAGCATGTCTAAAAAAGTGGCCGAAATAGCCAAAACTATCCCGGCCGTACGCAACACTATGCAGATTGTAGGACAAAATTTTATCGCCGGTAGCGGTAGCGCCTATAGTATGGTTATTATGGAACTGAAGCCCTGGAAAGAGCGTACTAAAAAAGAAGAAAGTGTTAATGAAATTATCAAGCAGCTGTTTGGTAAAACAGCCGGTATTAAAGATGCCAGTATCATCTTCTTTGCACCGCCCACCATTTCAGGCTTTGGTATGAGTGGCGGCTTTGAATTTCAGTTACAGGATAAAGGCGGACACACTACCGATGAATTTTATAAAGTAGGTACCAACTTCTTAACTGCCCTGGGCAAGCGTCCCGAAATACAATATGCTACCACCTCGTTTAACCCCAACTTTCCACAGTTGCAGCTAAACGTAAACGTAGCCAAGTGTAAAGAAGCAGGCATTACCCCCAGCTCGGTATTAAGCACCATGCAAGGCTATTATGGTGGATCGTATGTATCTAACTTTAACCAGTTTGGTAAACAATACCGTGTTATTATACAGGCCGATTATAACTATCGCGCCAATGAAGCCAGCCTGAACAATGTAAAGGTGAAAACCGCTTCCGGCACTATGGCACCCATTACAGAGTTTATCAGCTTAAAACGTGTTTACGGTCCCGAGAGCATTTCACGCTTTAACCTGTTCACCTCAATTTCCGTACAGGGCGCGCCCAACAGCGGGTACAGCTCGGGCGATGCTATCAAGGCCATACAGGAAGTAGCAGCCGAAACCTTACCGGCAGGTTATGGTTATGAATTCTCCGGCATTACCCGGGAAGAGTTAACCACCGGAAGTCAGTCGGCCTATGTGTTCCTGCTGTGTCTGATATTTGTATACTTCCTGTTAAGTGCGCAATATGAAAGCTACCTCTTGCCATTGGCGGTGTTGCTATCCTTACCGGTGGGGTTGTGCGGCACTTTTCTGTTCGATAAAATATTCGGCATTGACAACAACATCTATACACAGGTATCGCTGATTATGCTTATAGGCTTGTTGGCTAAAAACGCCATCCTGATTGTAGAGTTTGCATTGCAACGTCGCCGGAAAGGTTTGCCCATATTACAGGCTGCGATAGAAGGCGCAGAAGCCAGGTTGCGGCCTATCTTAATGACCTCACTGGCCTTCATATTCGGCCTGTTGCCATTAATGTTTGCCACAGGTGCAGGCGCCGTAGGTAACAAAAGCATTGGCACTGGTGCCGTAGGGGGCATGCTGGTGGGTACCTTGTTTGGCCTGCTGGTAATACCTGCCTTGTTTGTGCTGTTCCAGCGCCTGCAGGAAAAAATTGGTTCAAAAAAATACGATATACATGACTAA
- a CDS encoding winged helix-turn-helix transcriptional regulator, translating into MAIKNTEEQVPICAVDFAFRRIGGKYKGRLLWYLHLHKVLRYGELRRSITDITPKMLTQTLRELEDDLLIERKVYHEVPPRVEYSLTEVGKELVPFIEHLRMWGEQRMKKENIPMIQQGKCAL; encoded by the coding sequence GTGGCTATAAAAAATACAGAGGAACAGGTACCTATATGTGCGGTAGATTTTGCTTTCAGGCGTATAGGAGGAAAATACAAAGGCAGGCTGCTATGGTATCTGCACCTGCATAAAGTATTGCGCTATGGAGAGCTGCGCCGGAGCATTACTGATATCACTCCTAAAATGCTTACTCAAACATTGCGGGAACTGGAAGACGATTTGTTGATTGAACGCAAGGTGTATCATGAAGTACCACCACGTGTAGAGTATTCTTTAACGGAAGTGGGTAAAGAACTGGTTCCATTTATTGAGCACCTTCGTATGTGGGGAGAGCAGCGTATGAAAAAGGAGAATATACCTATGATACAGCAAGGGAAATGTGCATTGTAA
- a CDS encoding helix-turn-helix domain-containing protein, which translates to MSYMQTLHLYQPFELEYREVTEYVAREYKNTFFELIFVLAGKGIQTINKHQLPYAPDKLFLVFPQDTHGFEIHEPTRFFFIRFNSSYITYQPEEWVRKMELIFNTHNHLPGCLLKNVADKPLVRSLIEALQREARNEYPNKNEVVKQLMNTVITVAARNITLQAPLLVQHATDGTAAALINYIHKNIYQPDYLKADVIATHFNVAANYISEYFKKQVGESLQQYITTYKVKILETRLLHTNMQLVSMAEEFGFTDISHMNRIFKKYKGVSPSEFRRNRGAV; encoded by the coding sequence ATGAGTTACATGCAAACACTTCATTTATATCAGCCCTTTGAACTGGAATACAGAGAGGTAACCGAATATGTTGCCCGGGAATATAAAAACACGTTTTTTGAACTGATTTTTGTGCTGGCGGGCAAAGGCATTCAAACTATTAACAAACACCAATTGCCATATGCCCCTGACAAGCTGTTTTTAGTATTTCCGCAAGACACGCATGGCTTTGAAATACATGAACCTACGCGCTTTTTCTTTATCCGTTTTAACAGCAGCTATATTACCTATCAACCTGAAGAATGGGTGCGTAAAATGGAACTGATCTTTAACACCCACAATCACCTGCCTGGTTGCCTGTTAAAGAACGTAGCAGATAAACCTTTGGTGCGATCGCTGATAGAAGCCTTACAGCGGGAAGCGCGTAATGAGTATCCCAACAAAAACGAAGTAGTAAAGCAGCTGATGAACACGGTTATTACGGTAGCCGCACGTAATATTACCCTGCAAGCTCCTTTGCTGGTGCAACATGCTACTGATGGCACGGCTGCCGCACTGATCAACTACATTCATAAGAACATTTATCAGCCGGATTATTTAAAGGCAGATGTAATTGCCACACATTTTAATGTGGCAGCCAACTATATCAGTGAATATTTTAAAAAGCAGGTGGGTGAAAGTTTACAACAGTATATTACTACTTATAAAGTAAAAATACTGGAAACCCGATTGTTGCATACTAATATGCAACTGGTGTCTATGGCGGAAGAATTTGGCTTTACAGACATCAGCCACATGAACCGGATTTTTAAAAAGTATAAGGGAGTTAGCCCCTCTGAATTCAGGCGAAACAGAGGAGCCGTGTAG
- a CDS encoding MBL fold metallo-hydrolase, with translation MERRMLLKRMALLGLAAAIPFKQTLSAAFFKSSKRPFHRFNLGELELTVITDGHISLSPVQPHFPNGNEAQEKELLRKSFRPTEAVDLGMNILLIKKGTELILLDTGTGGSFGPDSGWLLASLSDAGMEPAQITAIVISHAHPDHIGGLLSATGAFVFPNATIHMSAVEHAFWMAPQQDFSKSKFQDKKLLETFATAIRKVLTTIQPKLHLFQNNSILFNCLRMQLAPGHTPGHTITYVFSGKEEMVHIADLMHSDVLLFPHPEWGFDGDTDIQLAATTRKQVLAILAQTQTKVFGYHLPWPGIGHVRTQGEGYEWIAETYAFPG, from the coding sequence ATGGAACGCAGAATGTTGTTAAAGCGTATGGCATTACTGGGCTTAGCTGCGGCTATTCCTTTTAAACAAACCCTGTCTGCCGCTTTTTTCAAAAGCAGCAAGCGTCCTTTTCACCGGTTTAACCTGGGCGAGCTGGAGTTAACGGTTATTACAGACGGGCATATTTCATTAAGCCCTGTACAGCCACATTTTCCCAACGGAAACGAAGCACAGGAAAAAGAATTGTTACGTAAAAGCTTCCGACCTACCGAAGCGGTAGATCTGGGTATGAATATCCTGCTCATTAAAAAAGGCACGGAATTAATACTACTGGATACCGGCACAGGCGGCAGTTTTGGCCCGGATTCCGGCTGGTTATTAGCTTCTTTATCCGACGCAGGCATGGAGCCGGCGCAAATCACGGCTATTGTTATTTCCCATGCCCACCCCGATCATATAGGTGGTTTATTATCTGCCACCGGCGCTTTTGTGTTTCCCAATGCTACTATTCATATGTCTGCTGTAGAGCACGCTTTCTGGATGGCACCGCAGCAGGATTTTTCAAAGTCTAAATTCCAGGATAAAAAGCTGTTGGAAACATTTGCCACCGCCATTCGTAAAGTATTAACCACCATCCAGCCCAAACTGCACCTGTTTCAAAACAACAGCATACTGTTTAATTGCCTGCGCATGCAACTCGCGCCCGGCCACACACCAGGGCATACCATCACCTATGTGTTTTCCGGAAAAGAGGAAATGGTACATATTGCCGACCTGATGCATTCGGATGTGCTGCTGTTTCCACACCCCGAATGGGGCTTTGATGGCGATACAGATATACAACTGGCAGCCACCACCCGCAAACAGGTACTAGCCATCCTGGCCCAGACGCAAACAAAAGTATTTGGTTATCATTTACCATGGCCGGGCATTGGACATGTGCGCACACAAGGTGAGGGGTATGAATGGATTGCAGAAACCTATGCTTTCCCCGGTTAA
- a CDS encoding family 78 glycoside hydrolase catalytic domain, which translates to MFTFLKHLFLFLFTSISLVKAQQLSWSEKAQWISTSFREDSTRPSPVFTKQFTITGKVQNADVYITAHGVYMVTINGKRVGDAYFAPGWTNYDKRLQYQQYNLKPYLKPGNNQVEVTIGEGWYRGQFGGLMLSDNYGKEASLLFQINLQYANGAKSVMVSDSTWLCRTGKIRHSDIYGGECYDAGYQPGNWQPVQVKAFTKQNLVPTINEPVTKQETFAPVRVWLTPKKEQVIDFGQNLAGWVQFTVTGKKGDTIQVEHAEVLDKEGNFYTGNLREAKATDTYILKGGKPETFEPHFTWHGFRYVKVTGATVKPHQWKAIALYSNMQPAGEFSCSDTFINRLQHNILWSLKGNFLDIPTDCPQRSERFGWTGDAHAFFRSATFNYNVKDFFAKWLADLASEQRPDGSVPNIIPNIYKNIAQASKTGRAGWGDAAVIIPWTHYWIYGDTSILQAQYPSMKAWVEYINSVSKDYLWTGNGYGDWLAPGDSTSLPYIDQCFWAYSTQLLIHTANVLGKVEDSLHYTSLLNNIKTTFRKYIQPDGKAITHTQTAYVLALQFNMLPDSMQPKAINHLVTLIKENNYHLSTGFLGTPYLLFALSNNGHTDIAYKLLMQDTYPSWLYPVKMGATTIWEKWDAIKPDSSVQATSYNHYAYGAVAEWLYRIVAGIDLSAEGYRHIIIRPQPGGGLTWAKAVYQSPYGKIVSQWQRVGKKIKMQVEIPANTQATIYIPGKGSQVIQQRYFSGEGEVE; encoded by the coding sequence ATGTTCACCTTCCTGAAGCACTTATTCCTTTTTCTATTTACCAGCATCTCCCTGGTAAAGGCGCAACAGCTATCATGGAGCGAAAAAGCACAATGGATAAGCACCTCTTTTAGGGAAGACAGCACAAGGCCCAGCCCGGTTTTTACCAAACAGTTCACCATTACCGGCAAAGTACAAAATGCTGATGTGTACATTACGGCACATGGTGTATACATGGTTACGATAAATGGCAAGCGGGTTGGTGACGCTTATTTTGCCCCTGGATGGACCAATTACGATAAAAGATTGCAATACCAGCAATACAATCTGAAGCCTTATTTAAAGCCTGGAAACAACCAGGTAGAGGTAACCATAGGCGAAGGGTGGTACAGGGGCCAGTTTGGTGGTTTAATGTTGTCAGACAACTATGGAAAAGAGGCTTCACTATTATTTCAGATAAACCTGCAATATGCTAATGGCGCTAAAAGCGTGATGGTATCAGACAGCACCTGGCTATGCCGCACCGGCAAAATACGCCATTCAGATATTTATGGAGGAGAATGTTACGATGCAGGCTATCAGCCTGGCAATTGGCAACCGGTGCAGGTAAAAGCTTTTACCAAACAAAACCTGGTGCCAACAATAAATGAACCGGTAACCAAACAGGAAACTTTTGCTCCGGTACGTGTATGGCTTACCCCTAAGAAAGAGCAGGTAATTGACTTTGGCCAAAACCTGGCAGGCTGGGTGCAGTTTACAGTTACCGGTAAAAAAGGCGATACCATACAAGTGGAGCATGCCGAAGTGCTGGATAAAGAAGGGAATTTTTATACGGGCAACCTACGTGAAGCAAAGGCCACCGATACATACATCCTCAAAGGCGGCAAGCCCGAAACTTTTGAGCCGCATTTTACGTGGCATGGCTTCCGCTATGTAAAAGTTACAGGCGCTACCGTAAAACCCCATCAATGGAAAGCCATCGCCTTATATTCCAACATGCAACCGGCGGGAGAGTTCAGTTGTTCCGATACCTTCATCAACCGCTTACAACATAACATACTATGGAGTCTGAAAGGTAATTTCCTGGACATACCTACCGATTGCCCGCAACGTAGCGAGCGGTTTGGCTGGACGGGGGATGCGCATGCTTTTTTTCGCTCGGCTACGTTTAACTATAACGTAAAAGATTTCTTTGCCAAATGGCTGGCCGATCTGGCTTCGGAGCAGCGCCCGGATGGATCAGTGCCTAACATCATCCCTAATATTTATAAAAATATAGCCCAGGCCAGTAAAACCGGTCGTGCAGGCTGGGGCGATGCAGCAGTGATTATACCCTGGACGCATTACTGGATATATGGTGATACCAGCATTTTACAGGCCCAATACCCCAGTATGAAAGCATGGGTGGAATACATCAACAGTGTAAGCAAAGATTACCTGTGGACGGGTAACGGTTATGGCGATTGGCTGGCGCCAGGCGATTCCACCTCATTGCCGTATATAGATCAATGTTTTTGGGCCTATTCCACCCAGTTGTTAATACATACCGCAAACGTGCTGGGTAAGGTAGAAGACAGCCTGCATTACACCAGCCTGTTAAATAACATTAAAACTACTTTCCGGAAATATATACAGCCCGATGGTAAAGCCATTACCCACACCCAAACTGCATATGTGTTGGCGCTACAGTTTAACATGTTGCCCGATAGTATGCAGCCCAAAGCCATTAATCACCTGGTAACGTTAATAAAAGAAAATAACTATCATCTTAGCACGGGGTTTTTAGGTACGCCTTACCTGTTATTTGCGCTAAGTAACAATGGCCACACCGATATAGCCTATAAACTGTTAATGCAGGATACCTACCCATCCTGGTTATACCCGGTAAAAATGGGAGCTACCACCATATGGGAAAAATGGGATGCCATTAAACCAGATAGTTCTGTACAGGCAACTTCTTACAACCACTATGCTTATGGTGCAGTGGCCGAATGGTTGTATCGCATAGTAGCAGGCATTGATCTGTCCGCTGAAGGGTATAGGCATATTATCATACGCCCGCAACCCGGCGGGGGCTTAACATGGGCAAAAGCGGTGTACCAAAGTCCCTATGGCAAAATAGTATCGCAATGGCAGCGTGTTGGAAAGAAGATTAAAATGCAGGTAGAAATTCCGGCCAATACACAGGCTACAATATATATACCGGGCAAAGGGAGCCAGGTAATACAGCAAAGATATTTCTCCGGGGAGGGGGAGGTAGAATAA